One segment of Arcanobacterium phocae DNA contains the following:
- a CDS encoding ABC transporter ATP-binding protein: MNDNPEITNKEKDKAGRVAFKDLLKPISGRILLARILAVTSALLSVGPYIVLVQLSGILLEAWQRSTSPDPEKVRNALMLLIWLFLTRLFLYVLALAVTHFADMHLRRILQDQIAERIARAPLSWFTKTNSGLVRKAIQDDTADVHTVVAHAPVDNTVAIISPIALLAYAFYLNWLLGFIAIATIPFYFGAMAYMMRDMGEKTAEMDTRLGYVSATMVEFITGIAVVKAFGRTGKAHERYRCATEEFHRFYLAWCGPLLRMSALAYSAISTSVLLLTNLGLGALAVYYGYARATDVIPTAIIALMIPQSIEVLANMTWSIQMAGAAALRIQNILNIPQISQSSDLQGVDRDTTVPEEVVFDHVSFSYGDNLAVDDVSLTLKPGSVTALIGPSGGGKSTLATLLARFSDPDSGAISIGGTDIRQWPDTQLYRYVSFVLQDPQILRLSIRDNVRLGCPQADDEAIWQALQDAQIADEIAALPRGLDTVYGVDTYLSGGQCQRLSIARALLIDAPILILDEATAFTDPESEALIQTALTRLIKARKGGRTVLAIAHRPASVQGVDQVAILEQGRLSAVGTPDEVNEHPLYAALWEGTNA, encoded by the coding sequence ATGAACGATAATCCCGAAATTACCAATAAAGAAAAAGATAAAGCAGGACGGGTAGCTTTTAAAGATCTCCTGAAACCGATATCTGGACGCATCCTGCTGGCCCGGATACTTGCCGTGACCTCAGCGCTACTTTCGGTTGGCCCATACATTGTTTTGGTACAGCTCTCTGGCATACTTTTAGAAGCATGGCAGCGCAGCACTAGCCCGGATCCAGAAAAAGTAAGAAACGCCTTGATGCTCCTCATCTGGCTTTTCCTAACAAGACTCTTCCTATATGTCTTGGCATTAGCCGTCACACATTTTGCTGATATGCATCTGCGCCGAATCTTACAAGATCAGATTGCCGAACGTATCGCGCGCGCACCATTATCGTGGTTTACCAAAACTAACTCTGGTTTAGTGCGTAAAGCTATCCAAGACGATACTGCCGATGTTCACACCGTGGTTGCACACGCTCCAGTTGATAACACTGTGGCTATTATTAGTCCTATTGCGCTGTTGGCTTACGCGTTCTATCTTAACTGGTTATTGGGCTTTATCGCCATTGCCACGATCCCGTTCTACTTTGGTGCGATGGCATACATGATGCGAGATATGGGCGAAAAAACTGCTGAGATGGATACTCGGCTAGGCTATGTTTCGGCAACGATGGTTGAGTTTATTACCGGCATTGCGGTAGTAAAGGCTTTTGGACGTACCGGCAAAGCCCATGAGCGTTACCGGTGTGCTACCGAAGAGTTCCATCGTTTTTATTTGGCTTGGTGCGGTCCGTTACTACGGATGTCGGCATTAGCATATTCGGCGATTTCAACTTCTGTTTTGCTTCTAACGAATCTCGGATTGGGGGCGTTGGCTGTTTATTATGGCTATGCTCGGGCTACCGACGTCATCCCCACAGCGATTATTGCATTGATGATTCCGCAGTCCATCGAAGTTTTAGCTAATATGACGTGGTCAATTCAGATGGCTGGCGCGGCTGCGTTGCGTATTCAAAATATATTAAATATCCCGCAGATCTCCCAATCGTCTGATCTCCAAGGGGTCGATCGTGACACAACCGTGCCAGAAGAAGTCGTTTTCGACCATGTATCGTTTAGCTATGGTGATAATCTCGCCGTTGACGATGTCTCATTGACGCTCAAGCCAGGAAGCGTCACCGCACTTATTGGTCCGTCAGGTGGCGGAAAGTCGACGTTGGCAACTCTGTTAGCTCGGTTCTCTGACCCGGACAGCGGAGCAATTTCGATTGGTGGGACAGATATTAGGCAATGGCCAGATACGCAACTGTACCGATACGTCAGTTTTGTTTTGCAAGATCCGCAAATACTTCGGCTGTCGATTCGCGATAATGTGCGGTTGGGATGCCCGCAGGCGGACGATGAAGCAATCTGGCAGGCCCTGCAAGATGCTCAGATTGCTGATGAGATTGCCGCTTTGCCTCGTGGCTTGGACACTGTTTACGGAGTTGACACCTATCTGTCCGGCGGGCAATGTCAACGATTATCTATCGCCCGTGCCTTGTTGATTGATGCCCCAATTCTTATTTTGGATGAAGCAACTGCATTTACTGATCCGGAATCTGAAGCACTTATTCAAACAGCTTTAACTCGCCTTATCAAAGCTCGGAAAGGTGGAAGAACAGTTCTTGCAATTGCCCATCGTCCGGCATCGGTACAGGGAGTGGATCAAGTAGCGATTTTAGAACAAGGACGGTTGAGCGCAGTGGGCACGCCAGATGAAGTGAATGAACATCCTCTCTATGCAGCTCTGTGGGAAGGAACGAACGCATGA
- a CDS encoding ABC transporter ATP-binding protein, producing the protein MKTVSRGITQQIFRLLSSQGQKQLRSVFILAAISGVIRGLALSAFLPAATALVKNENVWGLSIVGWLCVLLCLGITSAILEYVLAMANYSVALDSMVSLHKQIGDQVARLPLGYFTSETAGKFSRLVSKQMLMLGESFAHFLAPMIMNTFTMLVLLVGCWIWSPSMGMLLTISVPVMLLAVWASQRCKEHDDKLTTPPSQELSARLVEFAQNQPILRACGQASSFEPLISATKATEKAGIRGLWWGVLGNVIVGTATQFVAVFAMIIAVSVTFGFSDPIATIVFIGIMLRFTTMLSEIGSLGMALEGSRPLLSQIDELLDEPVLTDPISPKSVERPGAVELQDVHFGYTPEASVLNGVSIQFAPQSFTAIVGPSGCGKTTVARLIARFYEVEQGSVLVGGVPVKEQRVADLMEQIAWVFQDVYLYDDTLEANIRVGNPNATEEQIRHAADLAGVTEIVKRLPDGWNTKVGEGGRALSGGERQRVSIARAIVKDAPIVLFDEATSALDPANENHVVQSLNYLRERATLIVIAHKLSTIQTADQIVVLDSRGRVAQQGTHQELLEKDGTYREFWELRQAAKGWSLT; encoded by the coding sequence ATGAAAACGGTATCACGAGGGATTACCCAACAGATATTTCGATTGTTAAGCTCTCAAGGTCAAAAACAGCTTCGATCCGTATTTATCCTTGCTGCTATTTCTGGCGTCATTCGTGGTCTGGCTCTGTCTGCTTTCTTACCTGCAGCCACTGCGCTGGTAAAGAATGAGAATGTGTGGGGCTTGTCTATCGTCGGTTGGCTCTGTGTTTTGCTCTGTTTGGGAATAACATCGGCAATCTTAGAGTATGTACTTGCGATGGCAAACTATTCGGTAGCTTTGGATTCCATGGTGAGTTTGCATAAGCAAATAGGTGATCAAGTGGCTCGGCTGCCACTTGGCTATTTCACCTCCGAGACTGCCGGCAAGTTTTCCCGGTTGGTTTCGAAACAGATGCTGATGCTCGGTGAGTCGTTCGCCCACTTTTTAGCTCCGATGATCATGAACACGTTTACTATGCTTGTGCTTCTAGTCGGATGCTGGATCTGGTCGCCGTCGATGGGCATGCTTTTAACGATAAGCGTCCCGGTCATGTTATTAGCAGTTTGGGCATCCCAACGGTGTAAAGAACATGATGACAAGTTAACCACCCCGCCGTCGCAAGAGCTATCGGCACGGCTGGTGGAATTTGCTCAAAACCAACCAATTTTGCGAGCTTGTGGGCAGGCGAGTTCGTTCGAGCCGCTCATTTCAGCAACAAAGGCGACCGAAAAGGCGGGCATTCGTGGCCTGTGGTGGGGTGTGTTAGGAAATGTCATTGTTGGTACTGCAACGCAGTTCGTTGCAGTGTTCGCGATGATCATTGCCGTCAGCGTTACTTTTGGCTTTAGCGATCCGATTGCAACCATTGTGTTTATTGGAATTATGCTTCGCTTCACTACCATGTTGTCTGAGATTGGTTCGTTAGGGATGGCACTAGAAGGATCGAGGCCGCTGTTATCACAGATTGACGAGCTACTTGATGAGCCGGTTTTAACTGACCCAATTTCGCCAAAGTCAGTTGAACGTCCAGGGGCAGTAGAGCTACAAGACGTGCATTTTGGCTATACTCCGGAGGCATCCGTACTCAATGGTGTCAGCATCCAGTTTGCACCTCAATCGTTCACTGCTATCGTAGGCCCTTCTGGTTGTGGAAAAACAACAGTAGCGCGTCTTATTGCGCGATTCTATGAAGTTGAACAAGGCTCAGTTCTCGTTGGCGGCGTTCCAGTGAAAGAACAACGTGTAGCGGATCTCATGGAGCAAATCGCTTGGGTATTCCAAGATGTTTACCTCTACGATGACACTCTTGAAGCAAATATTAGAGTTGGCAATCCGAACGCCACTGAGGAACAGATTCGCCATGCAGCGGACCTGGCCGGGGTAACAGAGATCGTTAAACGGCTGCCTGATGGCTGGAACACAAAAGTTGGTGAAGGCGGACGTGCATTGTCTGGTGGTGAGCGCCAGCGGGTATCGATTGCTCGGGCTATCGTCAAAGACGCACCGATTGTTTTGTTTGACGAGGCGACTAGTGCTTTAGATCCGGCAAATGAGAATCATGTTGTTCAGTCGCTGAATTATTTGCGTGAGCGGGCTACACTTATCGTTATTGCACATAAGTTATCTACAATCCAAACAGCAGATCAGATTGTAGTCTTAGATTCTCGCGGACGAGTTGCTCAACAAGGTACGCACCAAGAACTTCTTGAAAAAGACGGAACGTATCGGGAGTTTTGGGAGCTTCGTCAAGCAGCTAAAGGATGGTCGTTGACATAA
- a CDS encoding TetR/AcrR family transcriptional regulator — MRMRLGHKTGPKPKFTAEQVIDAVLRIGLDKFTMSQVAHEVGVGAPSLYRLYNSRDDLVAACLEEIARRRPWVAPQSSCPDMFRAWARYCWDLCEAFPGFALTLYTYPFPQVNFMKSVPSIVEDFTAAGLSKDIVLFALDFIGDTAITIHLGVSAYRVDPQDTERQALVRRNLELSNQQLGTDLSALLYSADTYRDLVEPKIEFIIAALQAGIRPPAHGFGQLT, encoded by the coding sequence ATGCGTATGCGCCTGGGGCATAAAACTGGTCCAAAACCGAAGTTCACCGCAGAACAAGTGATCGATGCAGTGCTACGAATTGGTTTAGACAAGTTCACTATGTCCCAGGTGGCACACGAAGTTGGGGTAGGCGCTCCTAGCCTGTATCGCCTCTATAATTCTCGTGACGATCTGGTCGCGGCTTGTTTAGAGGAGATTGCTCGACGTCGCCCTTGGGTAGCCCCGCAATCAAGTTGCCCAGACATGTTTCGGGCGTGGGCGCGATACTGCTGGGACTTGTGCGAAGCGTTTCCAGGATTTGCTCTCACGCTTTACACATATCCATTTCCACAAGTGAATTTTATGAAATCAGTGCCGTCAATAGTTGAGGATTTTACCGCTGCTGGACTGTCTAAAGACATAGTTCTATTCGCACTAGATTTCATTGGTGACACTGCTATCACAATTCATTTGGGAGTAAGTGCCTATCGGGTTGATCCTCAAGACACCGAGCGGCAAGCGCTTGTTCGACGTAACCTTGAGTTATCCAATCAACAATTGGGGACCGATCTGTCAGCACTGCTTTATAGTGCCGACACATACCGGGACTTGGTTGAGCCAAAAATTGAATTTATCATCGCGGCTTTGCAAGCCGGAATACGGCCTCCTGCGCATGGCTTTGGTCAGTTAACATAG
- a CDS encoding MFS transporter yields MLKSELRILLFTVLLAFMGQMILNPILAPLARKLGLAEWHIGAAISTAAIMFALFAGVWGRASLRWGTRRVLLLSMLLGFIALALFAYVSHIGLSGYRTTGVLVILILLTRGVLYGSAIAAVAPSSQTYIVTHTVTESERIKGVGALGASQGIASILGAIIGGALAAYGGIMLPLVVMPVMMVAGICVLLLFFHPSSESYRVDKPAAVHYRDPRVFPFLSVGLLNYISFASVGTIFGFLLQDGLQLQPSYSAGLIALCMAVMGVAMILGQAVVAPLSKWKPAVLLRRGTLMLCLGVACLMLPAHLGSYLVACTGVGVGMGLALTGYNAGPTALVEHHEQGGLAGILNANGGIAYAVAPIGSTALYSWNHTSPLIVCIGICAISTLWCYFHPALRRAAVDSI; encoded by the coding sequence ATGTTGAAAAGTGAATTACGTATACTTCTATTTACCGTCTTATTGGCTTTCATGGGGCAAATGATTCTTAACCCCATACTTGCTCCGTTAGCGCGAAAACTTGGATTAGCCGAATGGCATATCGGGGCAGCTATCTCTACAGCAGCAATCATGTTCGCGCTTTTTGCTGGAGTCTGGGGAAGGGCCTCACTGCGGTGGGGGACTCGCCGAGTACTACTTTTGTCGATGCTTCTTGGTTTTATAGCTCTAGCATTGTTTGCATATGTATCTCATATTGGGCTCTCTGGTTACAGAACCACAGGTGTGCTGGTGATACTTATTTTACTTACCCGAGGTGTACTTTATGGTAGCGCAATAGCTGCTGTAGCTCCATCGTCACAAACATATATTGTCACGCATACGGTTACTGAATCTGAACGAATCAAAGGTGTTGGCGCGTTAGGTGCCTCGCAGGGGATCGCATCGATTCTCGGAGCAATAATTGGCGGAGCTTTAGCTGCCTACGGCGGTATTATGCTGCCTTTAGTAGTTATGCCGGTGATGATGGTTGCAGGGATTTGTGTTTTATTGCTATTTTTTCATCCCTCTAGCGAATCTTATCGGGTGGATAAACCTGCAGCTGTCCATTACCGGGACCCGCGGGTTTTTCCGTTCCTTAGCGTTGGGCTGTTAAATTACATTTCGTTTGCTAGCGTGGGGACGATCTTCGGATTTCTCCTTCAAGATGGTCTCCAACTCCAGCCGAGTTATTCAGCTGGGCTGATTGCGCTCTGCATGGCGGTGATGGGAGTCGCGATGATTCTCGGACAGGCCGTGGTAGCTCCGCTGTCTAAATGGAAGCCGGCAGTGTTGTTACGTCGCGGTACGCTGATGCTGTGTTTGGGTGTCGCATGTTTAATGCTCCCGGCACATTTAGGATCGTATTTGGTGGCGTGCACTGGTGTGGGAGTCGGAATGGGGCTGGCGTTGACTGGATATAATGCTGGTCCCACTGCGTTGGTGGAGCATCATGAGCAAGGTGGATTAGCAGGTATTCTTAATGCTAATGGGGGAATCGCTTATGCGGTGGCTCCGATTGGATCTACCGCCTTGTACAGTTGGAACCATACTAGTCCGCTTATTGTGTGTATCGGGATATGTGCTATCTCGACATTGTGGTGTTATTTTCACCCGGCTTTACGACGGGCAGCTGTAGATTCAATCTGA
- a CDS encoding Cna B-type domain-containing protein, whose protein sequence is MNYDSAAGQFLDYGDKNLPYKPTFESVKKEIPGYTYVDNDLPVEEKGVFDSMGSGGIPLFKPAPNIKLSYHKQVGYETQHLYFTYKKNPGTFRVEKTNPDGVPIAGAKFALYKVVDNTPSACGVVTEVPTDVEDIKVCDATDPQACAELTAQQVVLDDFETSDGTFVTGVDGTYMPAGEPSLEPGRYVVKELSMPEPYLISRQYTVFEIPIQAGKNDAGELVSMTVPGVAKAVNHPDYVNVLVTKVWDDGDDVDGLRPLKISVELLADGMPTGKHVELNADNNWSAQFTDLPRTKDGRAIVYSVAEEVVEGYQVTVSGDAQTGFVLTNSHKPVVPPTPPVVPGPGGDLARTGISLPAGMVFMALASGVVGAFLTYRRTISK, encoded by the coding sequence ATGAATTACGATAGCGCTGCTGGACAGTTCCTGGATTATGGGGATAAGAATCTTCCATACAAGCCAACGTTTGAATCGGTGAAGAAGGAGATTCCGGGATACACTTACGTGGATAACGATCTCCCAGTAGAAGAAAAAGGCGTTTTTGATTCCATGGGGTCTGGCGGTATTCCGCTCTTCAAGCCTGCGCCGAACATCAAATTGTCTTACCACAAGCAGGTTGGATATGAAACGCAACATCTTTATTTCACGTATAAAAAGAATCCCGGTACGTTCCGAGTTGAGAAGACTAATCCTGACGGTGTGCCGATTGCGGGCGCGAAATTCGCGTTATATAAGGTTGTCGATAATACGCCAAGTGCATGTGGGGTAGTAACTGAGGTCCCAACTGACGTCGAAGACATCAAAGTCTGTGACGCAACTGATCCGCAAGCCTGTGCAGAACTCACAGCACAACAGGTAGTTTTGGACGATTTCGAGACTAGTGACGGGACGTTCGTGACTGGCGTTGACGGCACGTACATGCCAGCTGGTGAGCCGTCATTGGAGCCAGGACGATACGTTGTTAAAGAACTCAGCATGCCCGAGCCCTACCTTATTTCGCGCCAATACACAGTATTCGAGATACCTATCCAAGCGGGAAAGAACGACGCCGGAGAACTTGTTTCGATGACTGTGCCTGGTGTAGCGAAGGCGGTCAACCATCCAGATTACGTTAATGTTCTCGTGACGAAAGTTTGGGATGACGGCGATGACGTAGACGGTTTACGTCCGTTGAAGATTAGTGTGGAATTGTTGGCTGATGGTATGCCGACTGGGAAGCATGTTGAGCTCAATGCGGACAATAACTGGTCTGCTCAATTTACGGATCTACCACGGACGAAAGATGGCCGGGCGATCGTTTACTCGGTTGCTGAGGAAGTAGTTGAAGGCTATCAGGTAACAGTTAGTGGCGATGCGCAGACTGGATTTGTGCTAACTAACAGCCATAAACCGGTTGTGCCTCCGACTCCGCCGGTTGTGCCTGGGCCCGGGGGCGATTTAGCAAGAACGGGTATTAGTCTTCCTGCTGGTATGGTCTTCATGGCATTGGCTAGTGGCGTAGTAGGAGCATTCCTCACGTACCGAAGAACGATCTCCAAATAG
- a CDS encoding Rib/alpha-like domain-containing protein codes for MRIATKLPVHITVLPTNSSQPDSSAWTLSYPDLTLKQRETQKLDVIATLFGKNRGMPKDIIFNAGAQMPSWLDVDPRSGTITVHPDEYVELRDYSFTVTAVYTDGTHKNIPVRITVIEADPQTTFPLFPLKPAKKVTPALKLTPALPQTDHTPEQKPQEQDQQGQQQHQDQTHHDQKEKPHAPIALPAQSASLAKTGFTGLILVGFALLFITVGGLFRYKQHS; via the coding sequence ATGCGTATAGCAACTAAATTGCCAGTGCATATTACTGTTCTTCCAACAAATAGCTCCCAGCCTGATTCTTCTGCTTGGACGCTATCTTATCCAGACTTAACACTCAAACAGCGAGAAACTCAAAAACTCGATGTTATTGCAACATTATTTGGCAAGAACCGCGGTATGCCAAAGGATATTATATTCAACGCTGGAGCACAGATGCCGAGTTGGCTTGACGTCGATCCACGATCTGGAACAATTACCGTCCATCCGGATGAGTATGTCGAGTTACGTGACTATAGCTTTACTGTGACTGCTGTGTACACAGATGGTACACACAAAAATATCCCGGTTAGGATCACAGTAATCGAAGCTGATCCCCAAACCACCTTCCCACTATTCCCACTCAAACCAGCTAAAAAGGTTACTCCAGCTCTAAAGCTTACTCCTGCCTTACCGCAAACAGATCACACACCGGAGCAGAAGCCTCAAGAGCAGGACCAACAAGGACAACAGCAGCATCAAGATCAGACCCATCACGATCAGAAAGAGAAGCCACACGCACCGATTGCACTTCCTGCTCAATCAGCAAGCTTGGCAAAAACAGGTTTTACTGGATTGATTCTTGTAGGTTTCGCCTTATTGTTCATTACAGTGGGAGGCTTATTCAGGTATAAGCAGCACTCATAA
- a CDS encoding Rib/alpha-like domain-containing protein, with amino-acid sequence MEVKQRETFKGTLTATLFGKDRGVPRGITYATDPSTPDWVQIDPTTGTITAAPNEYTAVQKYTFTVIATHPDAYSN; translated from the coding sequence ATGGAAGTCAAACAGCGAGAAACTTTCAAGGGTACATTGACGGCAACTTTATTCGGCAAAGATCGTGGAGTGCCCCGCGGCATCACGTATGCTACTGATCCCAGCACACCAGATTGGGTACAAATCGATCCGACAACTGGAACGATCACGGCTGCCCCCAACGAATACACCGCTGTACAAAAATACACTTTCACGGTGATCGCGACGCATCCGGATGCGTATAGCAACTAA
- a CDS encoding GuaB1 family IMP dehydrogenase-related protein, with product MKFLNNTVPTFDLTYDDVFMVPSRSSVGSRSNVNLATSDGSGTTIPLVVANMTAIAGKRMAETVARRGGLVIIPQDIPTNIVIDTIAAVKSRHLVYDTPVVVKPHHTCGYALGLIPKRAHGAAVVVDPETNVPVGLVVEKDLTGVDRFTQVRDVMSTELFTLPAGIDPREAYEILKSHHHQLAPVVDDDGALLGVLTRAGAVRATIYKPAVDAHGHLRIGAAIGMNGDPVGKAQQLVAGGVDLLVVDTAHGYQDKMLETVRAVRAILPAGFPLVAGNVVAADGVRDLVEAGASIVKVGVGPGAMCTTRMQTGVGRPQFSAVLECAAEAKKLGAHVWADGGVRHPRDVALALAAGASNVMVGSWFAGTYESPGDVNYDANGRAYKESFGMASKRAVRNRTARESAFDRARKALFEEGISVARMFIDPERPGVEDLIDQIISGVRSSFTYAGSQNIAEFAQRAIVGIQSSSGYREGAPVPTSW from the coding sequence GTGAAATTCTTAAACAATACTGTGCCCACTTTTGATCTCACTTACGACGATGTCTTCATGGTTCCGTCCCGTTCCTCGGTCGGATCCCGGAGCAACGTCAATCTAGCAACCAGCGATGGGTCGGGAACCACAATCCCGCTCGTGGTTGCAAATATGACGGCTATTGCAGGCAAGCGCATGGCGGAAACAGTCGCCCGTCGGGGCGGTCTGGTCATTATTCCGCAAGATATCCCAACCAATATTGTTATTGACACAATTGCAGCTGTTAAGTCTCGTCATCTGGTTTATGACACCCCCGTCGTTGTCAAACCACACCACACTTGCGGATATGCGCTGGGATTAATTCCGAAGCGTGCGCACGGAGCTGCCGTCGTCGTCGATCCTGAAACCAACGTACCGGTTGGCTTAGTCGTAGAAAAAGACTTAACCGGCGTTGATCGGTTCACCCAAGTTCGTGACGTCATGTCCACTGAACTTTTCACCCTGCCAGCTGGTATCGATCCACGCGAAGCATACGAGATTCTCAAGTCCCATCATCATCAACTAGCGCCAGTTGTTGACGACGACGGCGCTTTACTCGGCGTTCTAACCCGCGCCGGAGCAGTGCGTGCCACCATCTATAAGCCAGCAGTTGACGCCCACGGCCACCTGCGTATCGGTGCTGCTATTGGAATGAACGGCGATCCAGTTGGTAAAGCACAACAGCTTGTGGCGGGTGGGGTAGACCTCCTCGTTGTTGATACTGCCCACGGGTACCAAGACAAAATGCTCGAAACCGTGCGTGCGGTCCGGGCCATTTTGCCTGCCGGATTCCCGCTTGTTGCCGGAAACGTGGTAGCCGCAGACGGTGTTCGGGACTTGGTTGAGGCCGGGGCATCTATTGTGAAAGTGGGTGTGGGGCCAGGTGCGATGTGCACCACCCGTATGCAGACCGGCGTTGGACGGCCGCAGTTCTCTGCAGTTCTCGAATGTGCTGCAGAAGCGAAGAAACTCGGTGCACATGTGTGGGCCGACGGCGGAGTCCGCCACCCGCGCGACGTTGCCCTCGCACTCGCGGCCGGTGCATCCAACGTCATGGTGGGTTCCTGGTTTGCCGGAACATACGAATCGCCTGGTGACGTCAACTACGATGCCAATGGTCGAGCTTACAAAGAATCCTTCGGCATGGCATCTAAGCGCGCGGTGCGCAACCGCACTGCCCGTGAATCAGCTTTCGATCGAGCACGCAAGGCGCTGTTCGAAGAAGGTATTTCGGTTGCTCGCATGTTCATCGATCCAGAACGTCCCGGAGTAGAAGACCTGATTGACCAGATCATCTCTGGTGTTCGTTCCTCCTTCACCTACGCTGGTTCGCAAAATATTGCGGAGTTTGCCCAGCGCGCAATCGTTGGTATTCAGTCATCGTCGGGCTATCGCGAAGGCGCGCCAGTACCGACGTCGTGGTAA
- a CDS encoding adenylosuccinate synthase: MFKKENSGSCAAIVGANWGDEGKGRMVDLLAADYDVVVRYQGGGNAGHTVVNDYGTFALHLLPSGIFNDGVLNILGNGVALNAEQLFTEIDTIAQQGVSVSPENLVVSERASLLLPWHWELDTLEEMRLADKQYGSTRQGIAPFYSDKFQKKTILAGELRDPERLRQHVADLLEWKNLTLTKVYGAPEAKLDDVMEWIDTWAMRLVPYLADTADVLSQAKKDGKRILFEAQLGALRDIDFGIHPFTTSSNTIAAYAPVGAGLPSLQLDRVTAVVKAYSTCVGAGPFTCEWFGEKADKLRDAGGEYGATTGRPRRVGPLDLVATRYGIQMQGATEIALTKMDVLSDMDEIPVCIAYDTPSGKTESFPFPAELDAAKPVEIKLPGWKSDISGCRTWDELPEQARAYVEFIEESIGCHIRYVSVGAQREAYIVR, translated from the coding sequence ATGTTCAAGAAAGAAAATTCTGGTTCGTGTGCGGCTATCGTCGGAGCTAACTGGGGAGACGAAGGCAAAGGCCGAATGGTTGACCTGTTGGCTGCCGATTACGACGTCGTTGTGCGTTACCAAGGTGGCGGAAACGCTGGACACACCGTCGTCAACGATTACGGAACGTTCGCATTGCACCTGTTGCCGTCAGGTATCTTTAACGACGGCGTGCTCAACATCCTCGGTAACGGAGTGGCTCTGAACGCAGAACAGCTGTTTACCGAAATCGATACGATTGCCCAGCAAGGTGTATCGGTGAGCCCAGAAAACTTGGTGGTTTCGGAACGCGCATCGCTACTTTTACCGTGGCATTGGGAACTAGACACGCTAGAGGAAATGCGACTAGCTGATAAGCAGTACGGTTCTACTCGCCAAGGCATTGCACCATTCTACTCCGATAAATTCCAAAAGAAGACGATTCTAGCCGGTGAATTGCGTGATCCAGAACGGCTCCGCCAACATGTCGCGGACCTTCTTGAATGGAAGAACCTCACGCTTACCAAGGTTTACGGGGCGCCAGAGGCGAAACTGGACGACGTCATGGAATGGATCGACACCTGGGCGATGCGTCTCGTGCCATACTTGGCCGACACCGCTGACGTGCTATCGCAGGCAAAGAAGGACGGCAAGCGTATCTTGTTCGAAGCTCAGCTTGGCGCCTTACGCGATATCGATTTTGGTATTCACCCATTTACGACGTCGTCAAACACCATTGCGGCATACGCTCCAGTTGGTGCCGGACTGCCGAGTTTGCAACTCGATCGAGTGACGGCTGTGGTCAAGGCGTATTCCACGTGTGTTGGAGCCGGTCCATTCACGTGTGAATGGTTCGGTGAAAAGGCTGATAAATTGCGGGATGCTGGTGGTGAGTATGGCGCCACCACCGGACGGCCGCGCCGGGTTGGTCCACTCGATCTGGTTGCCACCCGCTACGGAATCCAGATGCAAGGAGCCACTGAGATCGCGCTGACGAAAATGGATGTTCTCTCTGACATGGATGAAATTCCAGTTTGTATCGCATACGACACTCCAAGCGGAAAGACTGAAAGCTTCCCGTTCCCAGCCGAGCTCGACGCTGCTAAGCCAGTGGAAATCAAGCTACCAGGTTGGAAGAGCGACATCAGTGGCTGCCGCACGTGGGATGAGCTTCCAGAACAGGCACGTGCCTACGTGGAGTTCATTGAAGAGAGTATTGGATGCCATATTCGGTATGTGAGTGTGGGCGCGCAGCGCGAAGCCTATATTGTTCGATAG